Sequence from the Corallococcus soli genome:
TTCCGCGTCCTGCTGGCCCGGGTGGACGTCAGCGCCCCGGGCCTGCCCGCCGCCCCCGACGAAGAGGAGCCCGCCGAGGGCGAAGGCACCGGCGCCCTGCACTGACGGCCGGCTGGAGCCGGGGGCCCGCGGCGCGGGGCAACCGTTGCCTGCCGCGCGTCGGCGTGGGGCCCGGGACGGCAAAGGGATGCGCCCGGACCGGGCAGGGCGTACCTTGCGGCACCAACGTCAGGAGCCGTCTGGATGATGAAGATTTCGCGCCGGGCCGTGCCGCTCGCCGCCCTGCTGGTGCTGGGGGGATGCGCGGGGCGTACGCAGTCCGCGCCGCCCGAGGCCGCCGCCGAGCCCGTGCAGGCGCCGCCCGCTGTCGTCCAGTCCACGGAAGGGGGCTTCAGCGTGGCGTTCCCCGGCCCCGTCACCGAGGAGCGGCGCGTGCAGCCGACCGACGTGGGCGAGGTGACGCTGCACACCTTCATCTCCGCGCGCGCGGACGACGACACGGCCTACTACGTCTCCTACACGGACTTCCCGCCCTCGGCGGTGGCCCAGGTGGACCCGCGCGACGTGGTGAGCCGCGCCAGCCAGGGGGCGCTGGAGGCCCTGGGCGCCACGGGCATCTCCGCGAAGCCGGTCCAGATGGAGGGCGGCTTCCCGGGCCAGGAGGTGGGCGGCCTGTCCGGCCCGCGCCGGCTGCGCGGACGCTTCTTCATGGTGGGGCCCCGCCTGTACCAGCAGCTGCTGCTGCACCCGGAGGGGCGCCCGCCGCGGGACGCCAATCGCTTCTTCGACTCCTTCCGGCTGGACCCGTCCGTGGCGGGGCGGTTGGGCAAGCAGACGCGCGGCACCTGAGGCGAAAGGGCGCGCGGACCTTTCAGTGCAGGGGGTGCACGAAGCGGCGCACGCAGGCGACCAGCACGTCGCGGTCGAAGGGCTTCTGGAGCACCTCGCGGATGACGGGGTGCTTCTCCTCGCCGGAGCTGATGGTCACGACGGGCACGTCCGCGAACGTGGGCCGCAGGTGCAGCGAGTCCAGCAGCAGCCAGCTGTCCCGCTGCGGCGTCCACATGTCCAGGAGGACCAGCGCCGGGGGCGGGTGGGTTTCCAGCCACGAGAGCGCCGCGTCCCCGTTCGCGGTGGCGACGATGGTGAGGCCTTCGGCGGTGAGGATCTCCACGAGCGCGTCGCGCAGGTCGCTGTCGTCCTCGACGATGAGGAGGGTGGGGGAGGCGCGGCTCATGGTGCCCGGACGCATAGGCCGGACACGCGCCGTGGGACAGGGCACATCTGCCGGGTGCGACCGGCAGCGTGACGTCCCTTTTCCACCACGCGGGTGCGGCTCAGGACTTGTCGAACATGGCCTGCAGGACGCGCCAGGCCAGCTTCACCTCGGGGCCGGAGCGGCACGCGAGGTAGTCGCAGATCTCCGCCACGCCGTCGGAGCGTTCGAGATCAAAGGAATGGAAGAGGGTCTTGAGCGACACGTCCAGGCCCACGGACAGCTTGCCCAGCGTGTCGAGCGACGGTGAGAAGCCACCGCGTTCGATGCGGCGGATGGCCTCCACGGACAGGTCACTGCGCTCGGCGAGCGCTTCCTGGGTCAGGCCGCGATGGGTGCGCATGCTTCGCACGTGGTCGCCAAATCTTCGGTGGAGCTTCGTCCACGTTGTCAGCCGGTTCTTCGCCATATTCGCTGCGGACAATCTGGGGTCTCGTCGCGGTGTGTGAAGGGCGCGTGTTGGCGGTCTGACCGAGCATTCGCGCCGAGGGCGGATACCCCCTCTTCCCAAAGGGGCGCGATGGTCTGGAGCGTGCGGTGTCGGACGGATGTCCTGGACGGGGGTACGGGGCGGGGCGGCCCGCGGGGCAACCGAGCACGAGGTAGGGAACATGCGCAGCCCCGGGCTTTCGTCTACGCTCGGGGGTCACATGACGGTTCCCGAAGTCTCGCGGGGGCGCGGGCGGGCGTGGCTGTTCGCCCTCCTGGCGGGTGCCCTGCTCCCCGGGTGCGAGTCCCGCACACCCTCTCACCGAATTCCCCTCACGACGCCGCTGGAGAAGCCCGCCGCGTCGAAGCCCGTGCGTCCGGAGCCGGCGCTGTCCGCGCCGACCCAGGAGCCTTCGGTGCCGGAGGCGGCCTCCGCCCGGGCCCCGGTGGAGGCTTCGCGGCGGGTGGATGCGGCCGCTGATGCATCGGTGCCGGTGCAGGCTTCGCGGCGGGTGGACGCGTCCGACAAGCCGGGTGCCCCGGTGGAGGCTTCGCGGGGGGGCGCGTCCGCCGAGTCCCAGGTGCTGGGGGTGGAGGCTTCGCGCCGGACGGGCACGTCCGCCGGTGCCCTCGCTCCGGCGCGGCAGGAGGCGGCCGACACGCATGCGCGGATGCAGGCCGTGGCGGTGGTGGGGGAGGCGAACCGCCTCGCGCCGCCCCTGCGTGGCGCGTTGCGCGCCATGCCTCCCGCCACCGAGCAGAGCCGCCGCCTGCATGCGCTGGGGACGCGGTTGATGACGCCGGGCGGCGCGGTGGAGGCCCCGTGTCTCGAACCCGCGGACACCGGCTGCGCGCGCTCCGCGCTGACGCCGTTCTTCGCCGCGCTGGATGGGCTGGTCACGGGCGCCGGGGAGGCGACGAAGGCCCCCACGGTCATCGCCGCGTTCGGCAACTCGCTCATCGCGGGGGACCGCATCGTGGACGTGATGCGTGACGAGCTGGTCGCCGGCTTCGGCGGGGCGGGGCGGGGCGTGCTGCTGGTGGACCGCATGGCGCCGTATGGCGGGAGGACGCGCACGGCCGCCGTGAGCAACGGCTGGCAGCCGCGCACGCTGGGCGAGCTGCGCGCGCCGCCGCACCCGTTCGGCATCACCGGCGTGTACCACGTGGCCACCGAGGCCCGGGCCCGGGGCCGCTTCAAGCTGGAGGGCGAGCCGCGCGGGACGCTGTGGTGGAGGGACGTGAAGGACGCGGGCCGCCTCGTCGTGTCCGTGGACGGCGCGGTGCTGGTGCGCACCGAACCCCAGGGGGATGGGGCCAGCCGCACCACGTCCTTCGACCTGCCCGCGGGCGCGAAGTGGCTGGACGTCACGGCCGAGCGCCCGGGCGCCATCGTCCAGGGCGTGGTGCTCCAGCAGGACGGGCCGGGCATCGTGCTGGACATGCTCGGGGTGCCGTCCGCGGATGCCACGCTGTACTCGCGGCTGGAGGAGGACGCGCTGAAGGCGCAGCTCGCGCAGCGCGACCCGAAGCTGTTGCTCTTCTTCCTGGGAGGCAACGAGTCCAAGCGCCTGGAGTGGAAGCGCACCGACCTGGACACCGTGCGCCGGGACCTGACGGCCCTCCTGCGCCGCACCCGCGCCGTCTCCCCCGGGAGCGCGTGCCTGGTGGTGGGGCCCATGGACGCGGTGCAGGACGGGCACGTCAAGGGCAAGCCCCTGACGCAGCGGCCGTTCCTGGAGGCCACCATCCGCGTCGAGCGCGAGGTGGCGCTCGCGGAGGGGTGCGGCTTCTTCAGCCTGTTCGCCG
This genomic interval carries:
- a CDS encoding response regulator, encoding MSRASPTLLIVEDDSDLRDALVEILTAEGLTIVATANGDAALSWLETHPPPALVLLDMWTPQRDSWLLLDSLHLRPTFADVPVVTISSGEEKHPVIREVLQKPFDRDVLVACVRRFVHPLH
- a CDS encoding helix-turn-helix domain-containing protein translates to MAKNRLTTWTKLHRRFGDHVRSMRTHRGLTQEALAERSDLSVEAIRRIERGGFSPSLDTLGKLSVGLDVSLKTLFHSFDLERSDGVAEICDYLACRSGPEVKLAWRVLQAMFDKS
- a CDS encoding GDSL-type esterase/lipase family protein; the protein is MTVPEVSRGRGRAWLFALLAGALLPGCESRTPSHRIPLTTPLEKPAASKPVRPEPALSAPTQEPSVPEAASARAPVEASRRVDAAADASVPVQASRRVDASDKPGAPVEASRGGASAESQVLGVEASRRTGTSAGALAPARQEAADTHARMQAVAVVGEANRLAPPLRGALRAMPPATEQSRRLHALGTRLMTPGGAVEAPCLEPADTGCARSALTPFFAALDGLVTGAGEATKAPTVIAAFGNSLIAGDRIVDVMRDELVAGFGGAGRGVLLVDRMAPYGGRTRTAAVSNGWQPRTLGELRAPPHPFGITGVYHVATEARARGRFKLEGEPRGTLWWRDVKDAGRLVVSVDGAVLVRTEPQGDGASRTTSFDLPAGAKWLDVTAERPGAIVQGVVLQQDGPGIVLDMLGVPSADATLYSRLEEDALKAQLAQRDPKLLLFFLGGNESKRLEWKRTDLDTVRRDLTALLRRTRAVSPGSACLVVGPMDAVQDGHVKGKPLTQRPFLEATIRVEREVALAEGCGFFSLFAAMGGAGSLARFNQAGFMHDDLVHPRGQGLDLLGQLVSDALLQAWVEQGTPLAPPLTSSREEAPTWPAEASKPTAEDVR